Proteins encoded by one window of Mastacembelus armatus chromosome 23, fMasArm1.2, whole genome shotgun sequence:
- the LOC113141862 gene encoding liprin-beta-1-like isoform X2, with translation MMSDASEMLAAALEQMDGIIAGSKAMDYSNGLFDCQSPTSPFLGGLRVLHLLEDLRAALELMDTEERDNLRCQIPDSTAEGLADWLQGRMTNGHSSEAAYQERLSRLESDKECLILQVSVLTDQVEVQGEKIRDLDTCLEHHREKLNATEQLLQQELVIRTALETQKLELMTEVSSLKLKLTAVDRDHGDTEVLYQELTDLRFRLTDIENERLQCEKKLKATTEELQLLQRQLEEREVELRRLKDESRVKVESHNRVEGVERDTEMLKMKSVLETLTSVNDEKERRIKELESLIKCKKVLVKEETKEDDYDDIPDDPSVPAAAEVDQVTVVLEGETGRSSGEGRNKPGPAASSTAKANTTSDESFGTKKARASFGRGFFKLRGGKQTTSAPNLAETQRNGTDHLDLAGVPPRKSHDGAPLSLSPESKKKPKGLKKFFGRLKRSHSTSFNLDDATEVEFRRGGVRATAGPRLGWSREFKLNAADVPFARWGKDDVVTWLHEQGLGLYVAQAQSWIRSGQTLLQASQHDLEKELGMKQPLHRKKLQLALQALGSEEDDLKGRLDHNWVTRWLDDIGLPQYKSHFDEARVDGRMLHYMTVEDLLSLKVGSVLHHLSIKRAIQVLRLNSYDPNCLRRRPSDENNITPAEISQWTNHRVMEWLRSVDLAEYAPNLRGSGVHGGLMVLEPRFNVEALALLLSIPPNKTLLRRHLATHFHLLIGSEAQRLKQDCLENPDYTVLTATAKVKPRRLSFGGFGTLRRRRQDDGEEYVCPMNVEMPKSSSFQIHLDHLDQMEDSEGTVKQIGAFSEGINNLTSMLKDDGFFREVDSAETLDRAV, from the exons ATGATGTCCGACGCCAGCGAGATGTTGGCAGCAGCCTTGGAGCAAATGGATGGGATCATAGCAG GCTCCAAGGCCATGGACTACTCCAACGGGCTGTTTGACTGCCAGTCGCCCACTTCTCCATTCCTGGGTGGTCTTCGGGTGCTGCATCTGCTCGAGGACCTACGTGCAGCTCTGGAGCTCATGGACACTGAGGAGAGGGACAACCTGCGATGCCAGATCCCTGATTCCACTGCAGAGGGGCTGGCAGATTGGCTGCAGGGGCGCATG ACCAATGGCCACAGCTCAGAAGCAGCCTACCAGGAACGCCTGTCACGACTGGAGAGTGACAAAGAGTGTCTCATTCTTCAG GTGAGCGTTCTGACAGACCAGGTGGAGGTACAAGGGGAAAAGATTCGGGACCTTGACACTTGTCTGGAGCATCATCGGGAGAAACTAAATGCTACTGAGCAGCTGCTCCAGCAG GAGTTGGTGATCAGAACAGCACTGGAGACCCAGAAGCTGGAGCTGATGACTGAGGTGTCCagtctgaagctgaagctgacgGCCGTGGACAGAGATCACGGGGACACCGAG GTCTTGTACCAAGAATTAACAGACCTGCGGTTCAGGCTGACTGACATAGAGAATGAAAGACTGCAGTGTGAGAAGAAACTCAAAGCTACTACA gaggagctgcagcttcTGCAGAGGCAGCTGGAGGAGCGAGAGGTGGAGCTGAGGAGGCTGAAGGATGAGAGCAGAGTGAAGGTGGAGAGCCACAACAGAGTGGAGGGAGTCGAGAGAG AtacagaaatgttaaaaatgaagagCGTGCTGGAGACACTGACGTCGGTCAACGATGAGAAG gagCGAAGGATAAAAGAGCTGGAGTCGCTAATAAAGTGCAAGAAAGTGCTGGTCAAAG AGGAGACCAAGGAAGACGACTATGACGATATCCCAGATGATCcctctgttcctgcagctgcggaggtggatcaggtcactgTGGTGCTGGAGGGGGAGACAGGAAGGAGCTCTGGTGAG ggcAGAAATAAACCAGGACCTGCTGCTTCTTCCACGGCCAAAGCAAATACCACAAGTGATGAAAGCTTTGGTACCAAGAAGGCCCGAGCTTCTTTCGGCCGTGGCTTCTTCAAGCTGCGTGGAGGCAAGCAGACGACCAGTGCCCCGAACCTGG CTGAGACACAACGTAACGGCACAGATCATCTGGACTTAGCTGGCGTTCCTCCACGGAAATCCCACGATGGAGCTCCTCTGTCGTTGTCTCCAGAATCCAAAAAGAAGCCCAAAGGCTTGAAGAAATTCTTTGGCAG GCTGAAGAGAAGTCACTCTACCTCTTTTAATCTCGACGATGCCACTGAGGTGGAGTTCAGAAGAGGTGGAGTCAGAGCCACAGCCGGCCCTCGACTCGGCTGGTCACGTGAATTCAAACTCAA TGCTGCTGACGTTCCTTTTGCACGGTGGGGGAAAGACGACGTAGTAACGTGGCTGCATGAGCAGGGCCTCGGGCTGTACGTCGCTCAGGCCCAGAGCTGGATCAGATCAGGACAAACGCTCCTGCAGGCGTCACAGCATGATCTGGAGAAG GAGCTGGGCATGAAGCAGCCCCTGCACaggaagaagctgcagctgGCTCTGCAGGCGCTCGGCTCAGAAGAGGACGACCTGAAGGGCAGACTGGACCACAACTGGGTGACCA GGTGGCTGGACGACATCGGCCTCCCGCAGTACAAAAGCCACTTCGACGAGGCTCGTGTTGACGGGCGCATGCTGCACTACATGACGGTG GAGGACCTGCTGTCTCTGAAGGTGGGCAGTGTTCTCCATCACCTCAGCATTAAGAGGGCCATCCAGGTGCTCCGCCTCAACTCCTACGACCCCAACTGTCTCAGGCGGCGGCCCTCTGACGAG AACAACATCACACCAGCAGAGATCTCCCAGTGGACCAACCACAGAGTGATGGAGTGGCTCCGCTCTGTGGATCTGGCTGAGTACGCCCCAAATCTGAGAGGTAGCGGTGTTCATGGAGGACTGATG GTGCTGGAGCCTCGGTTCAACGTGGAAGCGCTCGCCCTCCTGCTCAGCATTCCTCCCAACAAAACCCTGCTGAGACGCCACCTGGCCACACACTTCCACCTGCTCATCGGCTCCGAGGCACAGCGGCTCAAACAAGACTGTTTGGAGAACCCAGACTACACCGTCCTCACCGCCACCGCCAAGGTCAAG CCCAGACGCCTGTCGTTCGGGGGGTTCGGGACTCTGAGGAGGAGGCGTCAGGATGATGGAGAGGAGTACGTCTGCCCCATGAATGTGGAAATGCCCAAAAGCAGCAGCTTCCAGATCCACCTGGACCACCTGGACCAG ATGGAAGACTCCGAAGGGACGGTGAAACAGATAGGAGCTTTTTCAGAAGGAATTAACAATCTGACG agcatgtTGAAGGACGATGGGTTTTTTCGAGAGGTCGACTCTGCAGAAACTCTTGATCGTGCCGTCTAA
- the LOC113141862 gene encoding liprin-beta-1-like isoform X1: MMSDASEMLAAALEQMDGIIAGSKAMDYSNGLFDCQSPTSPFLGGLRVLHLLEDLRAALELMDTEERDNLRCQIPDSTAEGLADWLQGRMTNGHSSEAAYQERLSRLESDKECLILQVSVLTDQVEVQGEKIRDLDTCLEHHREKLNATEQLLQQELVIRTALETQKLELMTEVSSLKLKLTAVDRDHGDTEVLYQELTDLRFRLTDIENERLQCEKKLKATTEELQLLQRQLEEREVELRRLKDESRVKVESHNRVEGVERDTEMLKMKSVLETLTSVNDEKERRIKELESLIKCKKVLVKEETKEDDYDDIPDDPSVPAAAEVDQVTVVLEGETGRSSGESSPCIAALSEMNELDRERRLQTAESSTTCSSTDQGRNKPGPAASSTAKANTTSDESFGTKKARASFGRGFFKLRGGKQTTSAPNLAETQRNGTDHLDLAGVPPRKSHDGAPLSLSPESKKKPKGLKKFFGRLKRSHSTSFNLDDATEVEFRRGGVRATAGPRLGWSREFKLNAADVPFARWGKDDVVTWLHEQGLGLYVAQAQSWIRSGQTLLQASQHDLEKELGMKQPLHRKKLQLALQALGSEEDDLKGRLDHNWVTRWLDDIGLPQYKSHFDEARVDGRMLHYMTVEDLLSLKVGSVLHHLSIKRAIQVLRLNSYDPNCLRRRPSDENNITPAEISQWTNHRVMEWLRSVDLAEYAPNLRGSGVHGGLMVLEPRFNVEALALLLSIPPNKTLLRRHLATHFHLLIGSEAQRLKQDCLENPDYTVLTATAKVKPRRLSFGGFGTLRRRRQDDGEEYVCPMNVEMPKSSSFQIHLDHLDQMEDSEGTVKQIGAFSEGINNLTSMLKDDGFFREVDSAETLDRAV, from the exons ATGATGTCCGACGCCAGCGAGATGTTGGCAGCAGCCTTGGAGCAAATGGATGGGATCATAGCAG GCTCCAAGGCCATGGACTACTCCAACGGGCTGTTTGACTGCCAGTCGCCCACTTCTCCATTCCTGGGTGGTCTTCGGGTGCTGCATCTGCTCGAGGACCTACGTGCAGCTCTGGAGCTCATGGACACTGAGGAGAGGGACAACCTGCGATGCCAGATCCCTGATTCCACTGCAGAGGGGCTGGCAGATTGGCTGCAGGGGCGCATG ACCAATGGCCACAGCTCAGAAGCAGCCTACCAGGAACGCCTGTCACGACTGGAGAGTGACAAAGAGTGTCTCATTCTTCAG GTGAGCGTTCTGACAGACCAGGTGGAGGTACAAGGGGAAAAGATTCGGGACCTTGACACTTGTCTGGAGCATCATCGGGAGAAACTAAATGCTACTGAGCAGCTGCTCCAGCAG GAGTTGGTGATCAGAACAGCACTGGAGACCCAGAAGCTGGAGCTGATGACTGAGGTGTCCagtctgaagctgaagctgacgGCCGTGGACAGAGATCACGGGGACACCGAG GTCTTGTACCAAGAATTAACAGACCTGCGGTTCAGGCTGACTGACATAGAGAATGAAAGACTGCAGTGTGAGAAGAAACTCAAAGCTACTACA gaggagctgcagcttcTGCAGAGGCAGCTGGAGGAGCGAGAGGTGGAGCTGAGGAGGCTGAAGGATGAGAGCAGAGTGAAGGTGGAGAGCCACAACAGAGTGGAGGGAGTCGAGAGAG AtacagaaatgttaaaaatgaagagCGTGCTGGAGACACTGACGTCGGTCAACGATGAGAAG gagCGAAGGATAAAAGAGCTGGAGTCGCTAATAAAGTGCAAGAAAGTGCTGGTCAAAG AGGAGACCAAGGAAGACGACTATGACGATATCCCAGATGATCcctctgttcctgcagctgcggaggtggatcaggtcactgTGGTGCTGGAGGGGGAGACAGGAAGGAGCTCTGGTGAG tctaGTCCATGTATAGCAGCTCTGTCTGAAATGAACGAACTGGACAGAGAGCGACGGCTACAGACGGCAGAAAG TTCCACCacatgcagcagcacagaccag ggcAGAAATAAACCAGGACCTGCTGCTTCTTCCACGGCCAAAGCAAATACCACAAGTGATGAAAGCTTTGGTACCAAGAAGGCCCGAGCTTCTTTCGGCCGTGGCTTCTTCAAGCTGCGTGGAGGCAAGCAGACGACCAGTGCCCCGAACCTGG CTGAGACACAACGTAACGGCACAGATCATCTGGACTTAGCTGGCGTTCCTCCACGGAAATCCCACGATGGAGCTCCTCTGTCGTTGTCTCCAGAATCCAAAAAGAAGCCCAAAGGCTTGAAGAAATTCTTTGGCAG GCTGAAGAGAAGTCACTCTACCTCTTTTAATCTCGACGATGCCACTGAGGTGGAGTTCAGAAGAGGTGGAGTCAGAGCCACAGCCGGCCCTCGACTCGGCTGGTCACGTGAATTCAAACTCAA TGCTGCTGACGTTCCTTTTGCACGGTGGGGGAAAGACGACGTAGTAACGTGGCTGCATGAGCAGGGCCTCGGGCTGTACGTCGCTCAGGCCCAGAGCTGGATCAGATCAGGACAAACGCTCCTGCAGGCGTCACAGCATGATCTGGAGAAG GAGCTGGGCATGAAGCAGCCCCTGCACaggaagaagctgcagctgGCTCTGCAGGCGCTCGGCTCAGAAGAGGACGACCTGAAGGGCAGACTGGACCACAACTGGGTGACCA GGTGGCTGGACGACATCGGCCTCCCGCAGTACAAAAGCCACTTCGACGAGGCTCGTGTTGACGGGCGCATGCTGCACTACATGACGGTG GAGGACCTGCTGTCTCTGAAGGTGGGCAGTGTTCTCCATCACCTCAGCATTAAGAGGGCCATCCAGGTGCTCCGCCTCAACTCCTACGACCCCAACTGTCTCAGGCGGCGGCCCTCTGACGAG AACAACATCACACCAGCAGAGATCTCCCAGTGGACCAACCACAGAGTGATGGAGTGGCTCCGCTCTGTGGATCTGGCTGAGTACGCCCCAAATCTGAGAGGTAGCGGTGTTCATGGAGGACTGATG GTGCTGGAGCCTCGGTTCAACGTGGAAGCGCTCGCCCTCCTGCTCAGCATTCCTCCCAACAAAACCCTGCTGAGACGCCACCTGGCCACACACTTCCACCTGCTCATCGGCTCCGAGGCACAGCGGCTCAAACAAGACTGTTTGGAGAACCCAGACTACACCGTCCTCACCGCCACCGCCAAGGTCAAG CCCAGACGCCTGTCGTTCGGGGGGTTCGGGACTCTGAGGAGGAGGCGTCAGGATGATGGAGAGGAGTACGTCTGCCCCATGAATGTGGAAATGCCCAAAAGCAGCAGCTTCCAGATCCACCTGGACCACCTGGACCAG ATGGAAGACTCCGAAGGGACGGTGAAACAGATAGGAGCTTTTTCAGAAGGAATTAACAATCTGACG agcatgtTGAAGGACGATGGGTTTTTTCGAGAGGTCGACTCTGCAGAAACTCTTGATCGTGCCGTCTAA
- the cyb5r3 gene encoding NADH-cytochrome b5 reductase 3: MLSYILGLIRSSLDGIINLIFRLFFSKRRPAITLQDPSIKYALRLIDKQIISHDTRRFRFALPSPDHVLGLPVGQHIYLSAKVNGTLVVRPYTPVSSDDDKGYVDLVVKIYFKDVNPKFPEGGKMSQYLESLRINDVIDFRGPSGLLVYKGKGVFAIQPDKKSPAVTKTAKHVGMIAGGTGITPMLQLISAVMKDPQDQTVCHLLFANQMEKDILLRPELEEIQVNNPDRFKLWFTLDRAPQDWEYSQGFISEDMVREHLPPPSDDTLILMCGPPPMIQFACNPNLDKVGHSDSRRFTF; encoded by the exons ATGCTGTCCTACATCCTCGGT CTGATCCGGAGCAGCTTGGACGGCATCATCAACCTCATCTTCAGGCTTTTCTTCTCGAAGAGGCGACCTGCCATCACCTTACAGGACCCTAGCATCAAGTATGCTCTGCGGCTCATAGACAAACAG ATTATCAGCCACGACACAAGGAGGTTCCGCTTTGCACTGCCTTCCCCTGATCACGTCCTCGGCCTCCCAGTTG GGCAGCACAtctatctgtctgcaaaagTCAATGGGACTCTGGTCGTCCGTCCGTACACTCCAGTGTCCAGTGATGACGACAAAGGATATGTGGACTTGGTGGTGAAG ATTTACTTTAAGGATGTTAATCCCAAATTCCCTGAGGGGGGGAAGATGAGTCAGTACCTGGAGAGCCTCAGGATCAATGACGTTATTGACTTTAGGGGACCCAGCGGTCTTCTTGTTTACAAGGGCAAAG GTGTTTTTGCCATTCAGCCGGACAAGAAGTCTCCAGCTGTGACCAAGACGGCCAAACATGTGGGCATGATTGCTGGAGGGACAG GGATCACGCCCATGTTGCAGCTGATCTCAGCGGTGATGAAGGATCCTCAGGACCAAACCGTGTGTCACCTGCTGTTTGCCAACCAG ATGGAGAAAGACATCCTGCTGCGCCCAGAGCTGGAAGAGATTCAAGTCAACAACCCGGACCGGTTCAAGCTGTGGTTCACCCTGGACAGGGCACCGCAGG actGGGAGTACAGCCAGGGCTTCATCAGTGAGGACATGGTGAGGGAGCACCTGCCGCCTCCCAGCGACGACACCCTCATCCTGATGTGTGGACCGCCGCCCATGATCCAGTTCGCGTGCAACCCCAACCTGGACAAAGTCGGCCACTCTGACAGCCGCAGGTTCACCTTCTAG